One genomic region from Sphingobacterium multivorum encodes:
- a CDS encoding sodium:solute symporter family transporter: protein MEKFATVDYIIFVIYFFIVAGYGYWIYRKKTNSLSSSKDYFLAEGSLTWWAIGSSLIASNISAEQFIGMSGNGFEVGIAVAAYELIAAVALIIVAVWFIPVYLKNKIFTMPQFLNNRYNETTSLIMAIFWLFLYVFVNLTSILYLGAIAISSMAGGGDSFHTITVALAVFAVIITLGGMRVIGFTDVIQVVVLIIGGIATTYVALTLVSEHFGLGQDALAGFNKLMEDSPEHFNLFVDKPGPGASQEDINKYLMLPGIGMYLAGIWIVNLNYWGCNQYITQRALGADLKTARTGILFAGFLKLFMPIIVMLPGIAAYVLYKNGALQHEMAPGGVFHADNAYSAILGYLPNGMKGLALAALTAAIVAGLAGKANSIATIFTLDIFKKYINKDASEAKMVWVGKITIVISILLSVLFTWNDALGIGGAGGFTFIQKYTGFISPGVFAMFLLGMFWKRTTGAAAITGLVTGFALSIFFNEFATKVFGPETWIYTAYLNKAGIYEIPFQICMGLAFVFTMIAMIAVSLFGPKVNPKAFVLDRSMFKVEPSVLALIVVTLLLVTAIYVRFW from the coding sequence ATGGAAAAATTTGCAACGGTAGATTACATCATCTTCGTAATTTACTTCTTTATTGTAGCCGGCTATGGCTATTGGATTTATCGTAAAAAGACGAATAGTTTAAGCAGCAGCAAGGACTACTTTCTGGCGGAAGGATCACTGACCTGGTGGGCCATAGGCTCTTCGTTGATCGCATCGAATATTTCTGCCGAACAGTTTATTGGCATGAGCGGCAATGGATTTGAGGTCGGTATTGCTGTAGCTGCTTACGAGCTCATTGCTGCGGTAGCGTTAATTATTGTTGCGGTTTGGTTTATTCCGGTCTATCTGAAAAACAAGATTTTCACGATGCCTCAGTTTTTGAACAACCGATACAATGAAACGACGAGTCTCATCATGGCCATCTTCTGGTTGTTTTTGTATGTTTTTGTCAATCTGACATCTATCCTGTATCTCGGGGCAATCGCCATTTCGAGTATGGCCGGAGGTGGCGACAGCTTCCACACCATTACAGTTGCTTTAGCCGTATTTGCCGTCATCATTACGCTGGGGGGAATGCGTGTTATTGGTTTCACAGATGTTATTCAGGTTGTTGTATTAATTATTGGCGGTATAGCGACAACCTATGTGGCATTGACGTTGGTCAGTGAACATTTTGGTTTAGGACAGGATGCCTTAGCGGGATTTAATAAACTGATGGAAGATTCTCCGGAGCATTTTAACCTATTTGTCGATAAACCAGGGCCAGGGGCCAGTCAGGAAGATATCAATAAATATCTGATGCTGCCTGGAATAGGAATGTACCTTGCGGGGATCTGGATTGTCAACCTAAATTACTGGGGTTGTAATCAATACATCACACAACGCGCTTTGGGAGCCGATTTAAAGACTGCACGCACGGGGATTCTTTTTGCGGGATTTCTAAAATTGTTTATGCCAATTATCGTTATGCTTCCGGGGATAGCCGCTTATGTGCTATACAAAAATGGTGCGTTACAACACGAAATGGCTCCTGGAGGAGTGTTTCACGCCGATAATGCATATTCAGCGATATTGGGCTATCTGCCCAATGGAATGAAAGGGCTTGCGCTGGCGGCGCTTACAGCGGCTATTGTGGCCGGATTGGCCGGAAAGGCCAATAGTATCGCAACGATCTTTACATTGGATATCTTTAAAAAATACATCAATAAAGATGCGAGCGAAGCAAAAATGGTGTGGGTTGGAAAGATAACCATCGTGATCTCTATTCTACTTTCTGTTTTGTTTACCTGGAATGATGCGCTGGGCATTGGTGGTGCCGGAGGATTTACTTTTATCCAAAAATATACAGGCTTCATCAGCCCCGGTGTTTTTGCGATGTTTTTGCTAGGGATGTTTTGGAAAAGGACAACGGGTGCAGCCGCCATTACAGGCCTTGTTACGGGATTTGCGTTGTCTATATTTTTCAATGAGTTTGCAACAAAGGTTTTCGGACCAGAGACATGGATCTATACGGCATATCTCAACAAAGCGGGCATTTATGAAATTCCATTCCAGATATGTATGGGACTCGCATTTGTATTTACAATGATCGCTATGATTGCTGTGAGCTTATTTGGACCAAAGGTTAATCCAAAAGCTTTTGTATTGGATCGGTCGATGTTTAAAGTAGAACCATCCGTATTGGCATTAATCGTTGTGACTTTATTGTTGGTGACCGCTATCTACGTGCGTTTTTGGTAG